From Neisseria musculi, the proteins below share one genomic window:
- the rpoE gene encoding RNA polymerase sigma factor RpoE — translation MNDRKIDQALVERAQKGEHKAFELLVSKYQRRLTRLLSRFIKDEHEVNDVVQEALIKAYRALPNFRGESAFYTWLYRIGMNTAKNYLATSGKRLFVSADVANDEGNILDLADQLADDHTPEAEMLNREILETVEAAIAKLPDDLHKAISLREMEGLSYEEIAQIMDCPIGTVRSRIFRAREVIAKDLRPLLDTSENQRW, via the coding sequence ATGAATGATCGTAAAATCGATCAGGCATTGGTAGAGCGGGCGCAGAAAGGCGAACATAAAGCATTCGAGCTTCTTGTGTCGAAATACCAGCGCCGCCTTACCCGTTTGTTGTCGCGCTTTATTAAAGACGAGCACGAAGTAAACGATGTTGTGCAGGAAGCTCTGATAAAAGCCTACCGGGCATTGCCGAACTTCCGAGGCGAGAGTGCCTTTTACACCTGGCTCTACCGTATCGGCATGAACACCGCTAAAAACTACTTGGCTACTTCGGGCAAACGGCTTTTCGTGAGTGCCGATGTGGCCAACGATGAAGGAAATATTCTCGATTTGGCCGACCAGCTTGCCGATGATCATACGCCGGAAGCCGAGATGCTGAACCGGGAAATATTGGAAACCGTGGAAGCGGCCATCGCCAAACTGCCCGATGATTTACACAAAGCCATTTCCCTGAGGGAAATGGAGGGTTTGTCTTACGAGGAAATTGCTCAGATTATGGACTGTCCCATCGGCACCGTGCGTTCGCGGATTTTCAGGGCGCGCGAGGTCATTGCCAAAGATTTAAGGCCGCTGTTGGACACGTCTGAAAACCAAAGGTGGTAA